In Blastocatellia bacterium, the following are encoded in one genomic region:
- a CDS encoding ABC-F family ATP-binding cassette domain-containing protein translates to MIWLQNVGKSFGERVLLKNATLMIDKNDRIGLVGANGAGKSTLLALIMGREVADSGQVHVAKGVTFGYLPQEVIPVEQRTVLQEALLVSAERDHLLAERRRIEGQLADLSRSDERAQKQLLRQYGDIQHRLDLIASDDLEPRAKAILAGLGFHTNDFDRPLSQFSGGWVMRAVLARLLVSRPDFLLLDEPTNHLDLEALGWFQDYLRSYAGGLLVVSHDREFLNSTVTSIVELRHGQLTRYAGNYEDYVRQRDARLELLESAQKNQQRKIAQVERFIERFRAKATKARQVQSRIKMLQKIERIELPDLEPTVHFHFPQPEKSGKIVVELVNVHKSYGAKRVYEDLTLQLERGEKIALVGPNGAGKSTLLKLMAGVVPFERGERRLGRDVRCAYYTQFRHEMLDLNKTVLEEAMSTTRNHPEVYVRTVLGAFLFHGDDVFKPVSVLSGGEKSRLALVKILLDPPNLLLMDEPTIHLDLDSIDALIEALNQFTGTLVMISHDVFFIRHVAEKIIRVEQGRLTVYPGDYDYYQWRRSQETSSPQATVAEPAESATNRHARQEQKRREAQQRNEQYRRQKQLRDELAEVEQQLAKMQHRHEELSNLLQSPDTYKNGANVAELTRQFSLIEATIEQLNQRWEELALQFEAMQANNTGD, encoded by the coding sequence ATGATCTGGCTTCAAAATGTCGGCAAGAGTTTTGGGGAGCGAGTCCTCCTCAAAAATGCCACACTGATGATTGACAAGAACGACCGCATTGGTCTGGTTGGCGCCAATGGAGCAGGCAAATCTACGTTGCTGGCGTTGATAATGGGCCGGGAAGTGGCTGATAGCGGTCAGGTGCACGTGGCCAAAGGCGTCACCTTCGGTTATCTTCCTCAAGAAGTGATCCCTGTCGAGCAACGAACTGTTCTACAGGAAGCCTTGCTCGTATCGGCTGAGCGCGATCACCTGCTGGCTGAGCGCAGGCGCATCGAAGGGCAACTGGCTGACCTCAGCAGGTCGGACGAGCGTGCACAGAAGCAGCTTTTACGTCAATATGGCGACATCCAGCACCGGCTTGATTTGATTGCATCCGATGACCTCGAACCACGAGCCAAGGCCATCCTTGCAGGTTTGGGATTTCACACCAACGATTTTGATCGTCCGCTCAGTCAATTCAGTGGTGGTTGGGTCATGCGGGCTGTCTTAGCTCGTCTGCTCGTTTCTCGTCCAGATTTCTTGTTGCTTGATGAACCGACAAATCATCTCGATCTGGAGGCGCTCGGTTGGTTTCAGGATTATCTGCGGTCCTATGCTGGGGGTTTACTGGTTGTTTCGCACGACCGTGAGTTCCTCAATTCGACAGTCACCTCGATTGTTGAGCTGCGGCATGGTCAACTGACTCGCTATGCCGGTAATTACGAAGACTACGTCCGCCAACGTGACGCCCGTCTGGAGCTTTTGGAGTCTGCTCAGAAGAACCAGCAACGCAAGATCGCCCAAGTTGAACGATTCATTGAACGGTTCCGCGCCAAAGCCACCAAGGCGCGTCAGGTGCAAAGTCGCATCAAAATGCTGCAGAAGATCGAACGTATCGAGCTACCTGATTTGGAACCAACCGTTCATTTTCATTTTCCGCAGCCGGAAAAGTCTGGCAAGATCGTCGTTGAGTTAGTGAATGTGCACAAATCGTATGGGGCGAAGCGGGTCTACGAAGACCTGACACTTCAATTGGAGCGCGGCGAGAAGATCGCGCTTGTCGGGCCAAACGGAGCAGGAAAATCAACGCTGCTGAAACTCATGGCCGGGGTGGTTCCATTTGAACGGGGTGAGCGACGATTGGGACGGGATGTACGCTGCGCCTATTACACACAGTTTCGGCATGAGATGCTGGATTTGAATAAGACAGTGCTGGAAGAGGCCATGTCCACGACGCGCAACCACCCAGAGGTTTACGTGCGCACGGTACTGGGCGCATTTTTGTTTCATGGCGATGACGTGTTCAAACCGGTCAGCGTATTGAGTGGCGGTGAAAAGAGCCGGCTTGCTCTGGTGAAAATTTTGCTGGACCCGCCTAACTTGCTGCTGATGGATGAGCCGACGATTCATCTCGATCTTGATTCAATTGACGCATTGATCGAAGCGCTGAATCAATTCACCGGCACGCTCGTCATGATCAGTCACGACGTTTTCTTCATTCGCCACGTTGCTGAAAAGATCATTCGCGTGGAGCAGGGTCGCCTGACCGTGTATCCTGGGGACTACGACTATTATCAATGGCGACGCTCACAGGAAACATCGTCCCCGCAAGCAACAGTAGCCGAACCCGCCGAGTCGGCGACCAACCGCCATGCTCGCCAAGAGCAAAAGCGTCGCGAGGCCCAACAGCGCAACGAGCAGTATCGGCGTCAGAAGCAGCTCCGCGACGAACTGGCCGAGGTCGAACAACAGCTTGCCAAGATGCAACACAGGCACGAGGAACTTTCCAACTTACTTCAGTCGCCTGACACGTACAAAAATGGAGCTAACGTTGCCGAATTGACTCGCCAGTTTTCGCTGATTGAAGCTACCATTGAGCAGCTCAATCAGCGATGGGAGGAACTGGCCTTGCAGTTTGAAGCGATGCAAGCCAACAATACTGGCGACTGA
- a CDS encoding YkgJ family cysteine cluster protein, with protein MKGPISLPVLPTAGLPAQVDICANQCQARCCKYIIVKIPAPRTRMDHEEIRWWVAHEGVSVHIAQRKWYLQVFTRCTHLTPNNLCSAYDKRPDVCRDYEPDNCEFTAELDIQREFRTMQEYDQYLEEKRLKRRGINAQRGRLQTSNGRRLNR; from the coding sequence ATGAAAGGGCCGATTTCGCTGCCGGTTTTGCCGACCGCCGGGTTGCCTGCCCAGGTTGACATTTGTGCCAATCAATGTCAGGCGCGATGTTGTAAGTACATCATCGTCAAAATTCCTGCTCCACGTACGCGGATGGATCATGAAGAGATTCGCTGGTGGGTTGCTCATGAAGGTGTCAGTGTACACATCGCTCAGCGAAAGTGGTATCTACAGGTGTTCACCCGATGTACTCACCTGACGCCCAATAATCTTTGCAGTGCCTACGACAAACGGCCTGATGTTTGCCGCGATTATGAGCCAGACAATTGTGAGTTCACCGCCGAGTTAGACATTCAACGCGAGTTCCGAACGATGCAGGAATACGATCAGTATTTGGAGGAAAAACGGCTTAAGCGACGCGGCATAAACGCGCAGCGTGGTCGCTTACAGACAAGCAATGGGCGTCGTCTTAACCGGTGA
- a CDS encoding sodium:solute symporter family protein, translated as MIYTGAVALYAALLIVVSITRSRRVKNQDDFMVAGRQVSTVFLVGTLVCTWIGSGSLFGGAGRAFREGFSALWMSAGAWAGLIVVYFLAPRVRRIAEYTVSDILERRYNQWARLFGSVAIVIAYLTIASYQFNGGGRLLNLLTGMDVLHGKLITCALAVVFTMTAGMISIVALDILNGTFITLGILVALPLIYHEAGGWQQITAHLSPEHFTVFGRPGVLPAIGLFMPTFFLLLGESSMYQKFFSAKDEKAARRAVVGMVIGVIIIEVALATVAIFGGSLHTQDPAFVRPDGTFIKAATETIILQVARTHLPVVAGLILLCAAAAIIFSTANTFLMVPSTNIARDIYQRFINPNVSQKRIVTFQRVLIPILAAVAFVVSSFFQSILDMALYAYTMVGAAVTPALLAAFLWKRVTVVGGVTSVVAGMVTTMIFGALNSLGVISWDYDYIIYPAGGASILALVLVSLLSAPSPEEKWRPFWTSTEQERVGIHASG; from the coding sequence ATGATTTACACGGGGGCGGTGGCTCTGTACGCGGCGCTACTGATCGTAGTAAGCATTACACGAAGTCGGCGGGTGAAGAACCAGGACGATTTTATGGTAGCCGGGCGCCAGGTCTCTACAGTCTTCTTGGTTGGCACACTGGTCTGCACCTGGATTGGATCGGGAAGTTTATTTGGCGGGGCCGGTCGGGCATTTCGTGAAGGATTTTCCGCCCTCTGGATGAGCGCTGGGGCGTGGGCTGGACTGATCGTCGTCTACTTCCTCGCGCCGCGTGTGCGGAGAATTGCTGAGTACACCGTATCGGATATTTTGGAACGGCGCTATAACCAGTGGGCGCGACTGTTCGGTTCCGTTGCCATTGTGATCGCCTATCTGACCATTGCCAGTTACCAGTTTAATGGAGGAGGTCGGTTGCTCAATCTGTTAACCGGCATGGATGTGTTGCACGGCAAGCTGATTACCTGCGCACTGGCGGTTGTGTTCACAATGACCGCCGGCATGATTTCAATTGTTGCGCTCGATATTCTCAACGGCACCTTCATCACGCTGGGCATCCTTGTCGCCCTTCCGTTGATCTACCATGAGGCCGGCGGATGGCAGCAAATTACTGCTCATCTGTCGCCGGAGCATTTTACGGTTTTTGGGCGACCTGGCGTGCTTCCCGCGATTGGGCTGTTTATGCCGACCTTCTTCTTGTTACTAGGCGAGAGCAGCATGTACCAGAAGTTTTTTTCGGCAAAGGATGAAAAAGCGGCACGCCGAGCCGTTGTCGGGATGGTCATCGGAGTGATCATTATCGAAGTCGCTTTGGCTACGGTTGCCATTTTTGGAGGGAGCCTTCATACCCAAGACCCGGCCTTTGTCCGGCCTGATGGGACGTTTATCAAAGCTGCTACAGAAACCATTATCCTTCAAGTCGCCAGAACTCATCTGCCCGTCGTTGCAGGGTTGATTCTTCTATGTGCTGCTGCGGCTATTATCTTCTCAACGGCTAATACGTTCTTGATGGTTCCTTCGACCAACATCGCCCGGGATATTTATCAGCGTTTCATTAACCCCAACGTGAGCCAAAAGCGAATTGTGACATTTCAGCGAGTGCTCATCCCAATCCTGGCCGCTGTCGCCTTTGTCGTATCTTCGTTCTTCCAGAGCATATTGGATATGGCGTTGTATGCTTACACCATGGTTGGTGCGGCTGTGACGCCGGCGTTATTGGCCGCGTTCCTTTGGAAGCGGGTAACGGTCGTAGGTGGGGTGACTTCGGTAGTGGCCGGTATGGTTACCACGATGATCTTTGGGGCGTTGAATTCGCTGGGCGTCATTAGTTGGGATTATGATTACATTATTTATCCCGCTGGGGGGGCTTCAATTCTGGCGCTAGTCTTGGTTAGCCTCCTTAGTGCTCCGTCTCCCGAAGAAAAGTGGCGGCCATTCTGGACCTCGACAGAACAAGAACGGGTTGGCATTCATGCCTCTGGTTAG
- a CDS encoding energy transducer TonB encodes MKEPTFVMFAPLEEESLLTRLGHELRDSSRDFLADPRGYIRSTFSQDAYGKRRARVIFLGSVLTLFLLVLSVGIGALLRFLHTPEIVSVLETQAQKISYVEPPPLTPLPAAPKQSQRAGGGGGGGNNEPNPPSFGRLPRAELTVPLISPTVHQPKIKNPSLPVEPTIMAQPELIPKMDPNLPLGDPSSRSLIPSDGPGSGGGIGTGKGGGVGSGDGLGVGPGKGFNIGGGNPSIGGGDRDRDRIVQSRPQILNRPKPDWTEEAHRNRIQGEVVLSATFAADGTVRDIRVIRGLGYGLDEKAIEAAKLIKFIPARDQYGRPIDVRQRITVDFRLL; translated from the coding sequence ATGAAGGAACCGACTTTTGTTATGTTTGCTCCGCTTGAGGAGGAATCGCTCTTGACTCGTCTGGGTCATGAGTTGCGCGATAGTTCCCGTGACTTTCTGGCCGACCCTCGTGGGTATATCAGGAGCACGTTCTCTCAAGACGCCTATGGTAAAAGAAGAGCGAGAGTGATCTTCCTGGGTAGTGTTCTCACCCTGTTTCTCTTAGTGTTGAGTGTCGGCATTGGTGCTTTGCTTCGGTTCTTACATACGCCGGAAATTGTGAGTGTTTTGGAAACACAAGCGCAAAAGATTAGTTATGTGGAGCCGCCCCCGCTGACTCCTTTGCCCGCGGCCCCCAAGCAGAGCCAGAGAGCTGGTGGTGGCGGCGGCGGCGGCAATAATGAACCAAATCCTCCTTCGTTTGGGCGCCTGCCTCGAGCAGAGTTAACGGTTCCACTGATAAGTCCAACCGTTCATCAGCCGAAGATTAAGAACCCATCGTTGCCTGTTGAGCCGACGATTATGGCTCAACCGGAATTAATCCCCAAGATGGATCCTAATTTGCCATTAGGTGACCCCAGTAGTCGCTCATTGATTCCTTCTGACGGACCCGGTTCCGGTGGCGGTATTGGTACGGGTAAGGGAGGTGGTGTTGGTTCAGGGGATGGTCTAGGCGTCGGTCCAGGTAAAGGATTTAACATCGGTGGCGGTAATCCTTCAATAGGAGGAGGAGACAGGGATAGGGACCGTATTGTTCAGTCCCGACCGCAAATCCTCAATCGTCCCAAACCTGATTGGACTGAAGAAGCTCATCGCAATCGCATCCAGGGAGAAGTGGTTTTGAGCGCCACATTCGCTGCGGATGGAACCGTCCGCGATATTCGCGTCATTCGCGGGCTAGGCTATGGATTGGACGAAAAGGCGATTGAAGCTGCTAAGCTGATCAAGTTTATTCCAGCGCGTGATCAATATGGCCGGCCGATTGATGTTCGCCAGCGTATCACGGTTGACTTCCGGTTGTTGTAG
- a CDS encoding DNA alkylation repair protein → MPKRKRRLIKSAKSSAPHSKHTAEPPPDDPARVLIERLKQQADPAHTQHHRAVLKTHLPVLGVPVAHIKEVASEFIKSQGRPLSLSSVMPTVQRLWEDGHLESRLLSLLILRRFERQFDDHIWELANSWLNQIDDWSLCDTLCVCVVGPMVAADLSKVEHLIEWAQSDNLWRRRASLVSLRRLRHHNQGHADIVFRVCQYLMQDTEWIVRKALGFTLRDLASHAPDQLADFLKRWKPRAHRSIIREATKKLPPALRQSVLSV, encoded by the coding sequence ATGCCAAAACGAAAAAGACGTCTAATCAAATCAGCAAAATCTTCAGCGCCCCACTCCAAACACACAGCCGAGCCACCGCCAGATGATCCGGCCAGGGTTCTGATCGAACGGCTCAAACAACAAGCTGACCCGGCTCACACGCAGCACCATCGCGCCGTGTTGAAAACGCACCTTCCCGTGCTCGGCGTGCCCGTCGCTCACATTAAAGAAGTCGCCAGCGAATTCATAAAATCACAGGGCCGACCGCTCAGTTTGTCTTCAGTCATGCCCACCGTCCAACGACTCTGGGAAGATGGTCATCTTGAATCGCGGCTGCTGAGCCTGCTGATCCTGCGACGATTTGAAAGACAGTTTGATGATCATATCTGGGAGCTGGCCAACTCATGGCTCAACCAAATTGATGACTGGTCGCTGTGCGACACCTTGTGCGTCTGCGTCGTGGGACCTATGGTGGCGGCTGATCTATCTAAAGTTGAACACCTGATTGAGTGGGCACAGTCAGACAACCTGTGGCGACGACGGGCCTCGCTCGTCTCGTTGCGGCGACTTCGTCATCACAATCAGGGTCACGCTGATATTGTGTTTCGCGTCTGTCAATACCTGATGCAAGACACTGAATGGATCGTGAGAAAGGCACTGGGATTCACACTCCGAGACCTTGCCTCCCATGCGCCCGATCAATTGGCTGATTTCCTCAAACGGTGGAAACCAAGAGCTCACCGAAGCATCATCCGCGAAGCAACCAAAAAACTCCCGCCCGCGCTGCGGCAGAGTGTGTTATCAGTGTGA
- a CDS encoding NAD-dependent epimerase/dehydratase family protein, translating to MSRRRDHAQRPPSAILAMKAFVTGATGLAGSHLAERLVELGHDVVALVRPTSDTGLLRKLGAQLAIGDLNDQPSIERGMKGADVVFHVAAKVTDWGSWAEFQRDIIDGTRHVLEAMRACGVRRIVYMSSVAVYGYVAHRGGIWNESAPYASHFLAWEHYAPAKIAAEKLVLSYHDKNWVEACVIRPGWIYGPRDRASLPRLVQFLKGRMACCIGSGENPVALIYAQNLADACLLAASKPNALGRIFNISTDCQVTQRQYLNALAQGLGLKPVTRSIPLTVALNIARLSEFSARLLQQKEPPTISRYAVYILSNKAVFDCTRARQELGWSPRIGFEEGLAKTIEWFKAEYLNSRR from the coding sequence GTGTCGAGACGGCGCGATCATGCACAGCGCCCGCCCAGCGCCATTTTAGCCATGAAGGCGTTTGTGACCGGAGCCACAGGGCTTGCCGGCAGCCACTTGGCCGAGCGCTTAGTTGAACTGGGGCATGACGTGGTTGCTCTGGTGCGCCCGACCAGTGACACAGGTCTGTTAAGGAAACTCGGCGCACAACTGGCGATTGGAGACTTGAACGATCAGCCTTCTATTGAACGAGGCATGAAGGGCGCCGATGTTGTCTTCCATGTCGCAGCCAAAGTTACGGATTGGGGCTCATGGGCAGAATTTCAACGCGACATCATTGACGGCACTCGGCACGTTCTGGAAGCGATGCGGGCGTGTGGAGTGCGCCGCATCGTTTACATGAGCTCGGTGGCTGTCTATGGGTATGTTGCTCATCGCGGGGGCATCTGGAACGAATCGGCACCGTATGCATCCCACTTCCTCGCGTGGGAGCATTATGCGCCGGCAAAAATTGCCGCAGAAAAGCTGGTCTTAAGCTACCACGACAAGAATTGGGTTGAAGCCTGCGTGATTCGACCGGGCTGGATTTACGGGCCGCGTGATCGTGCCAGTCTCCCGCGACTTGTTCAATTCTTGAAAGGACGGATGGCATGTTGTATTGGCTCTGGCGAGAATCCTGTGGCCCTCATTTACGCGCAGAATCTGGCTGATGCTTGTCTTCTGGCAGCGAGCAAGCCTAACGCTCTTGGTCGCATCTTCAACATCAGCACTGATTGCCAGGTCACACAACGTCAATACCTGAACGCGCTGGCTCAAGGACTTGGGTTGAAGCCGGTGACCCGAAGTATTCCGCTCACTGTTGCCCTTAACATTGCGCGGCTCAGCGAATTTTCAGCCCGTTTGCTCCAGCAAAAAGAGCCGCCGACGATCTCGCGCTACGCTGTGTATATCCTGAGTAACAAAGCGGTGTTCGACTGCACGCGCGCGCGTCAAGAGCTGGGCTGGAGTCCGCGCATTGGGTTTGAAGAAGGGCTTGCGAAAACCATCGAATGGTTCAAGGCTGAATATCTCAATTCACGCCGTTGA
- a CDS encoding pseudouridine-5'-phosphate glycosidase, protein MIEIASNIAHALQTGQPVVALETSLIAHGLPYPTNFRVAMQCQEVIHQAGAYAATIGIVAGRPKIGLTEQEIHAFANRTGVLKTSISNLAWVITRQAWGATTVSATVRLADRVGIKILATGGIGGVHRDVQASFDISADLPILAETPMIIVCSGAKSILDLPKTVEYLETAGVPIIGFRTEELPAFFSRSSGIVLDLHVSTTQEVIQLSRAHWSMGNRSAIVVAVPIPSESEIPFREIEEALTQALKKAKQAHIMGARLTPFLLSEIEHATAGRSLDANVALLLNNAHVAAELAKAWSENIITAEPAS, encoded by the coding sequence TTGATTGAAATTGCGTCCAACATCGCCCATGCCTTACAAACCGGCCAACCGGTCGTTGCCTTGGAGACCTCTCTGATCGCTCATGGGCTGCCCTACCCAACCAATTTCCGCGTAGCAATGCAATGCCAAGAGGTCATTCATCAGGCCGGCGCTTACGCAGCAACGATCGGCATTGTGGCAGGACGCCCTAAAATCGGATTAACAGAACAAGAAATTCACGCCTTTGCTAATCGAACAGGCGTGCTGAAAACCAGCATCAGTAATCTTGCTTGGGTCATCACCCGCCAAGCGTGGGGAGCAACGACCGTCTCGGCAACGGTGAGATTAGCCGACCGCGTCGGTATCAAAATACTGGCAACAGGCGGCATTGGTGGCGTGCATCGAGATGTTCAGGCCTCTTTTGACATTTCAGCAGACCTACCAATCTTGGCAGAGACTCCGATGATCATTGTTTGCTCAGGAGCAAAGTCTATCCTCGACTTGCCCAAAACCGTTGAATATTTGGAGACTGCCGGCGTGCCTATCATTGGTTTCCGCACGGAGGAGTTGCCAGCATTCTTCTCCCGATCCAGTGGCATCGTCCTTGATCTGCACGTATCAACGACGCAAGAGGTTATTCAGCTCAGCCGAGCTCACTGGAGCATGGGGAATCGTAGTGCGATCGTAGTTGCTGTTCCAATCCCCTCGGAGTCTGAAATCCCCTTCAGAGAAATTGAAGAGGCTCTCACTCAGGCGTTAAAAAAGGCCAAGCAGGCCCACATCATGGGCGCACGCTTGACCCCGTTCTTGTTATCGGAGATTGAACACGCGACGGCAGGCCGCAGCTTGGATGCTAATGTAGCCCTGCTGCTCAATAATGCTCACGTGGCGGCTGAGTTAGCCAAGGCGTGGAGTGAGAACATCATCACAGCCGAGCCAGCTTCATGA
- a CDS encoding Maf family protein yields MIHCQAMYQGPIILASASPRREQILNIIQISPHVAPSGIEEPQCYGDSATNYVKMLARMKAEALTHRFDHGLIIGADTVVVIDGQIMGKPPSIEAARQMLTTLSGRWHEVLTGVCLIRRDTNQQLSGCQTTRVKFARLQPDELDWYLSSEEPLDKAGAYAIQGLGSLLIERIEGDYLNVVGLPLRLVYRLALRLGIDLKTYSTRRPTGRPR; encoded by the coding sequence ATGATACACTGTCAAGCTATGTACCAAGGTCCTATCATACTGGCATCTGCATCGCCGCGTCGTGAGCAGATTCTCAATATCATACAAATCTCTCCCCATGTCGCGCCCAGCGGCATAGAAGAACCACAATGTTACGGTGACTCAGCAACCAACTACGTAAAGATGTTGGCGCGGATGAAAGCCGAGGCACTCACACACCGATTCGATCATGGGCTGATCATCGGCGCTGACACTGTTGTGGTCATTGACGGGCAAATCATGGGAAAACCCCCTAGCATTGAGGCTGCCCGGCAGATGCTAACAACGCTCAGCGGGCGATGGCATGAGGTGCTCACCGGAGTCTGCCTCATTCGCCGAGACACCAACCAACAACTGTCGGGCTGTCAAACCACAAGAGTCAAATTTGCCCGATTGCAACCCGATGAATTAGATTGGTATCTGTCCAGCGAAGAACCTCTGGATAAGGCCGGCGCCTATGCGATTCAAGGACTGGGGAGCCTGCTGATTGAGCGCATTGAAGGCGACTATCTCAATGTCGTTGGTCTTCCTTTACGACTCGTGTACCGCCTGGCCCTTCGTTTGGGAATTGACCTGAAAACTTATTCAACAAGAAGACCAACTGGGAGACCGCGTTGA
- a CDS encoding phasin family protein encodes MAVKPQKRAVELKLVPRIESGMKEVEKGIESVIEQVSETLSQTFYFGLGATMLAKEGIETFIEKAIKKGETSEKDVVQKIRSLLKMERRVKQVETTLESRIESGVRRVLNTLDIPSKADVEKLSKRVAELSARVNKLTQARKPVQAQA; translated from the coding sequence ATGGCAGTCAAACCACAAAAAAGAGCAGTCGAACTGAAGCTCGTCCCCAGAATCGAAAGCGGCATGAAAGAAGTTGAGAAGGGGATTGAGAGCGTCATCGAACAAGTGAGTGAAACCCTCAGTCAAACTTTCTATTTTGGGCTCGGCGCTACCATGCTTGCCAAAGAAGGCATCGAGACGTTCATTGAGAAGGCGATCAAGAAAGGTGAAACTTCCGAAAAGGACGTTGTTCAGAAGATTCGGTCACTCCTGAAGATGGAACGTCGGGTCAAGCAGGTGGAGACGACATTGGAAAGTCGAATTGAATCCGGGGTTCGGAGGGTGCTCAACACTCTTGATATTCCCTCGAAGGCCGACGTTGAGAAGCTCAGCAAGCGGGTTGCCGAGCTGTCGGCTCGTGTGAACAAACTGACCCAGGCAAGGAAGCCAGTACAAGCACAGGCGTAA
- a CDS encoding phasin family protein — MTRIIKKYANRKLYDPTAKKYMTLEDVAQLVQQGETIQVIDNTNGQDITNVVLSSIILESAKKEEAVVPDTMLIGLIQKRGEAVMETLKKSVAAGVEAAEIVQKEVEKRIKGALEKGREQADTVAAIIESIQFMAKDVTARVQKAVEETVSNSLSGLLASMDIPSRRELERLETSINVLSQQVERLVRQSANKSKKQKSTGPARHPKKTISKARKK; from the coding sequence ATGACTCGAATTATTAAGAAATATGCCAACCGCAAGTTGTACGATCCAACGGCGAAGAAGTACATGACGCTCGAGGATGTCGCCCAATTGGTACAGCAAGGCGAAACGATTCAGGTCATTGATAACACCAACGGGCAGGACATCACCAATGTCGTGTTATCGAGCATTATCTTGGAAAGCGCCAAAAAAGAAGAGGCTGTAGTGCCAGACACAATGCTAATCGGACTTATTCAAAAGCGAGGTGAAGCCGTCATGGAAACACTCAAAAAATCAGTAGCCGCCGGCGTTGAGGCAGCCGAGATCGTACAGAAAGAGGTTGAAAAGCGAATCAAAGGTGCGCTTGAAAAAGGGCGTGAACAAGCTGACACCGTGGCCGCCATCATCGAATCTATCCAGTTCATGGCGAAGGATGTCACGGCACGTGTGCAGAAAGCAGTCGAAGAGACTGTTTCAAACAGCCTATCCGGCCTGTTGGCTTCGATGGATATTCCATCGCGCCGGGAGCTGGAACGGCTGGAAACCAGTATCAATGTGTTGAGTCAGCAGGTTGAGCGGCTGGTCCGTCAGTCAGCGAACAAGTCGAAAAAACAGAAATCAACTGGGCCAGCCAGACATCCTAAAAAGACCATTAGCAAGGCCAGGAAAAAATAA